The Henckelia pumila isolate YLH828 chromosome 2, ASM3356847v2, whole genome shotgun sequence genome includes a window with the following:
- the LOC140880948 gene encoding ALA-interacting subunit 3-like, translating to MSSGDGASQSSSKKSKKPRYSRFTQQELPACKPILTPGLVISTFIFIGITFIPIGLSSLSASEAVVEILDRYDEVCISSNANDIEAAHFERIGYIQDDRTNKTCTRTLTVPKKMKQPIFVYYQLDDFYQNHRRYVKSRSDEQYKSPEYEQKTKTCEPEAFNDDRKPIVPCGLVAWSLFNDTYTISINGNTIPINKKDIAWRSDRTHKFGSNVYPKNFQTRGLVGGAKLNESIPLSEQEDLLVWMRTAALPNFRKLYGRIETDLEANAKLTVVIQNNYNTYSFDGKKNLVISTTTWIGGKNDFLGQIYIAVGGICLVLAVAFILVYLLRPRPLGDPAYLSWNKDPPSD from the exons ATGAGCTCTGGAGATGGAGCCTCCCAATCATCTTCCAAGAAATCCAAGAAACCCAGAT ATTCTAGGTTTACCCAGCAAGAACTTCCTGCATGCAAGCCAATTCTAACCCCAGGATTG GTTATATCAACTTTCATCTTCATTGGCATTACCTTTATTCCAATCGGCCTCTCCTCCTTGTCTGCATCGGAAGCC GTCGTCGAAATTTTAGACCGATACGATGAGGTTTGCATTTCATCAAATGCCAATGATATTGAAGCTGCACATTTTGAGAGAATTGGTTATATCCAGGATGACAGAACGAACAAAACCTGTACCAGGACCTTAACT GTTCCAAAGAAGATGAAGCAGCCAATTTTTGTGTACTATCAGCTGGATGATTTCTATCAGAACCATCGCCG ATATGTAAAAAGTAGAAGTGATGAGCAGTACAAGAGCCCAGAATATGAGCAAAAGACAAAGACATGTGAGCCAGAGGCTTTCAACGATGATCGCAAGCCCATCGTCCCTTGTGGTCTAGTCGCATGGAGTTTATTCAACGACACATACACCATTTCAATAAATGGGAACACCATACCAATCAACAAGAAAGACATCGCATGGAGAAGCGACAGAACCCATAAATTCGGATCCAACGTATATCCGAAAAACTTCCAAACTCGAGGCCTTGTTGGGGGTGCGAAACTCAACGAGAGCATACCC TTGAGTGAGCAAGAAGATCTTCTTGTTTGGATGCGGACCGCAGCACTGCCCAATTTTCGGAAACTCTACGGGAGGATCGAGACTGATCTTGAAGCCAATGCCAAGTTGACAGTAGTGATACAAAACAACTACAACACCTATTCTTTCGACGGGAAAAAGAATCTAGTGATATCCACAACAACTTGGATCGGCGGAAAGAACGATTTCTTGGGCCAAATTTACATCGCAGTTGGTGGGATTTGCCTGGTTCTTGCTGTAGCTTTCATCCTCGTGTATCTCCTCAGGCCAAG